In Microcaecilia unicolor chromosome 1, aMicUni1.1, whole genome shotgun sequence, the following are encoded in one genomic region:
- the LOC115460498 gene encoding olfactory receptor 1020-like, with product MYFFLIHLSFIDICYSSVITPKTLQTLLAEQETISFNGCALQLYFYGGFATTECFLLAVMAYDRYVATCNPLLYPVRRLCIQLVSAAYVGGFGDALVHTICTFKLSYCGCNAINHYFCDGPPLLMLTSSDTFVCELVFSILVGFNTITTFVAILVSYTYILSSILRIRSAEGRRKAFNTCASHFTAVIIFYGTFFFMYL from the coding sequence ATGTACTTTTTCCTCATTCACTTGTCATTCATAGATATCTGTTATTCTTCAGTCATTACTCCCAAAACCCTGCAAACTCTCCTGGCAGAGCAGGAAACCATCTCCTTCAATGGTTGTGCTCTACAGCTGTATTTTTATGGAGGTTTTGCTACCACAGAATGTTTTCTACTGGCCGTGATGGCATATGATCGATACGTGGCAACCTGTAATCCATTGCTTTATCCTGTCAGGAGGCTGTGCATTCAGTTGGTGAGTGCAGCTTATGTGGGTGGCTTTGGTGATGCTCTAGTGCATACAATTTGTACTTTTAAATTGTCCTACTGTGGGTGTAATGCAATTAATCACTATTTCTGTGATGGTCCTCCTCTCTTGATGCTTACAAGCTCTGACACCTTTGTCTGCGAACTTGTATTTAGTATTCTTGTTGGGTTCAACACAATAACAACATTTGTGGCCATCTTAGTCTCTTACACTTACATTCTCTCCAGCATCCTGAGGATTCGCTCTGCTGAAGGAAGACGCAAGGCGTTCAACACTTGTGCCTCCCACTTCACTGCTGTGATCATATTCtatgggactttttttttcatgtatttaTGA